Proteins from a genomic interval of Methanofollis formosanus:
- a CDS encoding helix-turn-helix transcriptional regulator encodes MIKMDQRGKTALAGTILITALFTLASIFILPQQVQIVIGEETPAIYYVPSVYALSDCLLLASASFLLGASLSYLLIVWRPFSGEKTLGSVVHEEENEDVRITAPDVPEPAETMVSIPTDVSSDFEATSPVQLHVTERTDPVLVDYQQVMLRMLKGNERKIIETLIDHGEMNQTELSDRTEIPKSTLSRTLQDLEARSLVHRYENGMSKMVKLETLKSEIGSCHHTTTSRDF; translated from the coding sequence ATGATAAAAATGGATCAGAGAGGAAAAACTGCTCTTGCAGGAACAATTCTCATAACTGCGCTATTCACTCTTGCATCTATATTCATCCTCCCACAGCAGGTGCAGATTGTCATCGGAGAAGAGACTCCAGCGATCTATTATGTGCCTTCTGTCTATGCTCTCTCCGACTGCCTCCTCCTCGCGTCTGCCTCATTTCTTCTCGGTGCAAGTCTGTCTTATCTTCTGATAGTCTGGCGCCCCTTCTCCGGGGAAAAGACGCTTGGGTCAGTCGTCCATGAAGAAGAGAACGAAGACGTCCGGATCACGGCACCAGACGTGCCGGAACCTGCCGAGACGATGGTTTCAATCCCCACGGATGTCTCGTCAGATTTTGAGGCTACCTCACCGGTGCAACTTCATGTCACCGAAAGGACAGATCCCGTTCTTGTCGACTATCAGCAGGTCATGCTGAGAATGTTGAAAGGGAACGAGCGAAAAATAATCGAGACATTGATCGATCACGGGGAGATGAACCAGACCGAACTTTCTGACAGAACGGAAATTCCCAAGTCAACCCTTTCACGGACGCTCCAGGATCTTGAGGCACGCAGTCTGGTACATAGGTACGAGAACGGGATGAGCAAGATGGTAAAACTGGAGACATTAAAGAGTGAGATAGGCTCTTGCCATCACACAACCACATCTCGGGATTTTTGA
- a CDS encoding DUF4013 domain-containing protein, translating into MDYGSMLGNSFEYAKEAVWGKWMKWIFLVIATIIFPLLYGYVMEIYRGKTPAPEFEDWVKLLIDGIKLIIVGFIYSIPALIVMAIFLGGSIALMASGSDAAVAAGAGSILLGILVTFVVAFIIGLIAAFGIIRFARTDSFGEAFNISAILAHIGAIGWGSYLIALIILWVAAVAISVVVGILMMIPFIGWLIAFFLTPVIEIFIARYMTLIYDSAAAPA; encoded by the coding sequence ATGGATTATGGTTCAATGCTTGGCAATTCCTTCGAATATGCGAAGGAAGCAGTCTGGGGAAAATGGATGAAGTGGATCTTCCTCGTCATCGCCACTATCATCTTCCCCCTCCTCTACGGCTATGTGATGGAGATCTACCGCGGGAAGACGCCTGCACCCGAATTTGAGGACTGGGTCAAACTTCTCATCGACGGGATCAAACTCATCATCGTCGGGTTCATCTACAGCATCCCCGCGCTTATCGTCATGGCGATCTTCCTCGGCGGTTCTATCGCTCTCATGGCAAGCGGCTCTGACGCTGCAGTTGCTGCCGGAGCCGGATCGATACTCCTCGGGATACTCGTCACGTTCGTGGTCGCCTTCATCATCGGCCTGATCGCCGCCTTCGGCATCATCAGGTTCGCACGGACGGACAGTTTCGGCGAGGCTTTCAACATCTCGGCGATCCTGGCGCACATCGGTGCGATCGGGTGGGGCAGTTACCTCATCGCCCTGATTATTCTCTGGGTGGCGGCCGTGGCAATCAGTGTCGTCGTCGGCATCCTCATGATGATCCCGTTCATCGGCTGGCTCATCGCCTTCTTCCTCACCCCGGTGATCGAGATCTTCATTGCCCGGTATATGACCCTCATCTATGACAGCGCCGCGGCACCTGCGTGA
- a CDS encoding zinc ribbon domain-containing protein, protein MKTSTHKSPEDDALLTFMPNYCPNCGTPLKERDGAVCPECGTPFRHTREKNPTIAVICAFLCPGLGQVYNGEIGKGVLVLLGTAVGMLFLIPGLLVYLYGIYDGYRTAEKMNVGEVPFRETSILFMLLFVGLLILGSIVLMLMVISAAFMYGVTGF, encoded by the coding sequence GTGAAAACCAGCACCCATAAATCTCCTGAGGACGACGCTCTTCTGACATTTATGCCGAACTACTGCCCGAACTGCGGCACTCCGCTGAAGGAGAGGGACGGCGCCGTCTGTCCTGAGTGCGGCACGCCCTTCCGACACACCAGGGAGAAGAACCCCACGATCGCCGTCATCTGTGCATTCCTGTGCCCCGGCCTCGGGCAGGTGTACAACGGCGAGATCGGAAAAGGAGTGCTCGTCCTCCTCGGGACGGCGGTGGGCATGCTCTTTCTCATCCCGGGCCTGCTCGTCTATCTCTATGGTATCTATGACGGGTACCGGACTGCAGAGAAGATGAATGTCGGGGAGGTTCCATTCAGGGAGACCAGCATCCTCTTCATGCTCCTCTTTGTCGGCCTCCTGATCCTGGGCTCTATCGTGCTCATGCTGATGGTGATCTCGGCCGCGTTCATGTACGGGGTGACCGGGTTCTAA
- the ilvN gene encoding acetolactate synthase small subunit, producing the protein MRPHTLHVLVENRAGVLSRVAGLFSRRGFNIESLAVGTCEEPGMSRMTIVVLGDDARIEQVKKQLNKLIDVIKVSDITEQSTVDRELALIKVAAEPGEGRAEVMQVAGIFRAQIIDVGPKSVILLVAGDSEKIDALERLLRQYGIKEFVRTGKIALMRGMKGGR; encoded by the coding sequence ATGAGGCCGCACACCCTCCACGTCCTCGTCGAGAACAGGGCGGGCGTCCTCTCCAGGGTCGCCGGCCTCTTCTCCCGCCGGGGGTTCAACATCGAGAGCCTTGCCGTCGGCACCTGCGAGGAGCCTGGGATGTCCAGGATGACCATCGTCGTCCTGGGCGACGACGCCAGGATCGAGCAGGTGAAAAAACAGCTGAACAAACTCATCGACGTCATCAAGGTCTCCGACATCACCGAGCAGAGCACGGTCGACCGCGAACTCGCGCTCATCAAGGTGGCGGCCGAACCCGGCGAGGGAAGGGCCGAGGTGATGCAGGTGGCCGGTATCTTCAGGGCCCAGATCATCGATGTGGGCCCGAAGAGCGTCATCCTCCTGGTGGCCGGAGACTCGGAGAAGATCGACGCCCTGGAACGTCTCCTGCGCCAGTACGGGATCAAGGAGTTCGTGCGGACCGGGAAGATTGCGCTGATGCGGGGGATGAAAGGCGGAAGGTAG
- a CDS encoding 2-isopropylmalate synthase, with product MIALFSEKIRFFDTTLRDGEQTPGVSLKPAEKLQIATMLADLGIATIEAGSAAASEGEREAIALIADAGLGAEVATFVRALPGDIDDAVACGVDCVHLVVPVSDLHIQAKLRKTRDAVCTMAWEAVEYAKDHGLVVELSGEDASRADQEFLAMLFAGGVERGADRLCFCDTVGLMTPELVAEQIPALLSAPLSIHCHDDLGLALANTIAALKAGATAAHVTVNGLGERAGNTALEELAVALEHLYGVETGLRIEKIYPLATTVSRLTNVPLPTNKAIVGEMAFTHESGIHAHGVLRDASTYEPLTPESVGRTRRIVLGKHSGSASVGAALKELGYHCTEVQHAEIVARVKALGDEGRRVTDADLMAIADSVTGVSSAPAITLRQATMVSGNTVIPTASVTLLVHGEEVTCAATGNGPVDAAVEAVRRAVAGAAEVRLEEYRVDAISGGTDALVEVTVRLSHEGRTLTARGARTDIIMASVEAMIAGMNRLIEERR from the coding sequence GTGATTGCTTTATTCTCTGAAAAGATCCGCTTTTTTGACACTACCCTGCGGGACGGGGAGCAGACGCCGGGCGTCTCGCTGAAGCCCGCCGAAAAACTTCAGATCGCAACCATGCTCGCAGACCTTGGCATCGCCACCATCGAGGCAGGATCGGCCGCCGCATCGGAAGGAGAGCGTGAAGCCATCGCTCTGATCGCCGACGCCGGCCTCGGTGCGGAGGTCGCCACCTTCGTGCGGGCGTTGCCCGGCGACATCGACGATGCCGTCGCGTGCGGGGTCGACTGCGTCCACCTCGTCGTGCCGGTGAGCGACCTGCACATCCAGGCAAAACTGAGGAAGACGCGGGACGCGGTCTGCACCATGGCCTGGGAGGCGGTGGAGTATGCGAAAGACCACGGGCTCGTCGTCGAACTCTCGGGCGAAGACGCCTCACGGGCAGACCAGGAGTTCCTGGCCATGCTCTTTGCGGGCGGGGTGGAGCGGGGGGCCGACCGCCTCTGCTTCTGCGACACGGTCGGGCTCATGACTCCTGAACTGGTCGCGGAGCAGATCCCCGCACTCCTCTCTGCGCCGCTGAGCATCCACTGCCACGACGACCTCGGCCTCGCCCTCGCCAACACCATCGCCGCGCTCAAGGCCGGGGCGACTGCCGCTCATGTGACCGTGAACGGCCTGGGAGAACGCGCCGGGAACACCGCCCTCGAAGAACTGGCCGTGGCCCTGGAGCACCTCTACGGGGTGGAGACCGGGCTCAGAATCGAGAAGATCTACCCGCTTGCGACGACGGTCTCGCGGCTGACCAACGTCCCGCTCCCGACGAACAAGGCGATCGTCGGCGAGATGGCCTTCACCCACGAGAGCGGGATCCATGCCCACGGCGTCCTGCGAGACGCGAGCACCTACGAACCGCTCACGCCCGAGAGCGTCGGGCGGACCAGGCGGATCGTGCTCGGCAAACATTCGGGCTCAGCCTCGGTCGGGGCCGCACTCAAAGAACTCGGCTACCACTGCACCGAGGTGCAGCACGCCGAGATCGTCGCCAGGGTCAAGGCCCTCGGCGACGAAGGGCGGCGGGTCACCGACGCCGACCTGATGGCCATCGCCGACTCGGTCACGGGGGTGAGCAGCGCACCGGCGATCACCCTCAGACAGGCGACCATGGTCTCGGGCAACACCGTCATCCCGACGGCCTCGGTCACCCTCCTCGTACACGGCGAGGAGGTGACCTGCGCCGCCACCGGGAACGGCCCGGTCGACGCCGCCGTCGAGGCGGTGCGGCGGGCGGTCGCCGGTGCCGCCGAGGTGCGGCTCGAAGAGTACCGGGTGGACGCGATCAGCGGGGGCACCGACGCCCTCGTCGAGGTGACGGTGCGGCTCAGCCACGAAGGTCGGACACTCACGGCGCGGGGGGCGAGGACCGACATCATCATGGCAAGCGTGGAGGCGATGATCGCCGGCATGAACAGACTGATTGAGGAGAGACGATGA
- a CDS encoding PrsW family glutamic-type intramembrane protease — MTSESVHATKRPELGPLVPEIIALLGGIISAIIVILPVNTFIGLFAGSLTPLVAPFVEEPLKVIGVAYLAAWYPSTITSKTRGFLLGGLAGLGFAFTENIVYLMQGIGPETVIARALLPVPMHIGASSLVGAGLVFLGLTASRGKIQNLSDVFQRIQTYDILYFLGLAVIFHFVYNLMASLNLLLAILALAGGLYAVYRLYQFVPEDFGNLVIDSTTNNDLLQKALSSEPAGYQVRASGSFCPHCGAKVGDGDTFCTQCGERIR, encoded by the coding sequence ATGACGTCCGAATCAGTTCATGCAACAAAACGGCCGGAGCTTGGTCCCCTGGTGCCGGAGATCATCGCCCTTCTCGGCGGCATCATCTCCGCGATCATCGTCATCCTCCCGGTCAACACCTTTATCGGGTTGTTTGCAGGCTCGCTCACTCCCCTCGTCGCACCCTTTGTCGAGGAACCGCTGAAGGTGATCGGGGTGGCGTACCTCGCCGCCTGGTACCCCTCCACCATCACCTCGAAGACTCGCGGCTTTCTTCTCGGCGGCCTTGCAGGCCTCGGGTTTGCCTTCACCGAGAACATCGTCTACCTGATGCAGGGCATCGGCCCGGAGACCGTCATCGCCCGCGCCCTCCTGCCGGTGCCGATGCATATCGGGGCGTCCTCCCTGGTGGGGGCCGGCCTGGTGTTCCTGGGGCTCACCGCGTCCAGGGGAAAGATCCAGAACCTTTCCGACGTGTTCCAGCGGATCCAGACCTACGATATCCTGTACTTCCTCGGCCTGGCGGTCATCTTCCACTTCGTGTACAACCTGATGGCGTCCCTGAACCTGCTCCTGGCGATCCTCGCCCTCGCCGGCGGCCTGTATGCCGTGTACCGTCTCTACCAGTTCGTACCCGAAGATTTCGGCAACCTGGTCATCGACAGCACGACCAACAACGACCTTCTCCAGAAGGCGCTCTCATCCGAACCTGCCGGATATCAGGTCAGGGCGTCGGGGTCTTTCTGTCCTCACTGCGGGGCGAAGGTCGGCGACGGCGATACGTTCTGCACTCAGTGCGGGGAGCGGATCCGGTAA
- the ilvB gene encoding biosynthetic-type acetolactate synthase large subunit, translating into MKTGARLLVEGLQREGVETIFGYPGGAVLPIYDELYDAPLRHVLVRHEQAAAHAADGYARASGKTGVCLATSGPGACNLVTGIATAYMDSVPLVAVTGQVPTTMLGNDAFQESDITGITFPITKHNYLVKEAAEIGQVVRDAFFIAGTGRQGPVLIDLPKDVMTTQVEHVPEVREARLRGYQPTYEGHPRQVERAVALIREAERPLLYIGGGVVASGAAVEVLALAELTAVPVASTLMGLGAVPCDHPLSLGMIGMHGTEAANFAVTECDLLIAVGVRFDDRVTGRVEAFAPNAAVIHIDIDPAEIGKNKPVDVPIVGDAKLVLRAITAKLARQERGDGWLSRVRRWQEEGAGAAGTADGLSPAAVIRQMNALLDENAIVVSEVGQNQMWTAQHYCFRRPRTWITSGGLGTMGYGFPASMGAQFACPDETVALVAGDGSFQMNIQELGTVVEYDLPVKVVILNNLYLGMVRQWQELFYDRRYSYTELRPVDFVGIAKAYGVEGMRVENPDEVGPALEAAFDAEGAFVLDVRIEREANVFPMVPAGAAINEMIGRRGG; encoded by the coding sequence ATGAAGACTGGAGCACGACTGCTGGTCGAAGGGCTGCAGCGCGAGGGGGTCGAGACGATCTTCGGCTACCCCGGCGGTGCGGTCCTGCCTATCTATGACGAACTTTACGACGCCCCGTTGCGGCATGTGCTGGTGCGCCACGAACAGGCGGCGGCCCACGCGGCAGACGGGTATGCCCGCGCCTCAGGGAAGACCGGGGTATGTCTGGCCACCTCTGGCCCGGGCGCCTGCAACCTGGTCACCGGGATCGCCACCGCCTACATGGACTCGGTACCCCTGGTGGCCGTCACCGGCCAGGTACCGACGACGATGCTCGGCAACGACGCCTTCCAGGAGTCTGACATCACCGGAATCACCTTCCCGATCACCAAACACAACTATCTCGTCAAAGAGGCCGCCGAGATCGGCCAGGTGGTGCGCGACGCTTTCTTCATCGCGGGGACCGGACGGCAGGGCCCGGTGCTCATCGACCTCCCCAAGGATGTGATGACCACGCAGGTCGAGCACGTCCCCGAGGTGCGCGAGGCGCGGCTGCGGGGCTACCAGCCCACGTACGAGGGCCACCCCAGGCAGGTCGAGCGGGCGGTCGCGCTCATCCGGGAGGCCGAGCGCCCTCTGCTCTATATCGGCGGCGGAGTCGTCGCCTCGGGCGCGGCCGTCGAAGTCCTCGCCCTCGCGGAGTTGACGGCCGTCCCGGTGGCTTCGACGCTGATGGGCCTGGGGGCGGTGCCGTGCGACCATCCGCTCTCCCTGGGGATGATCGGGATGCACGGGACCGAGGCGGCGAACTTTGCCGTCACCGAGTGCGACCTGCTCATCGCCGTCGGGGTGCGTTTCGACGACCGGGTCACCGGCCGGGTGGAGGCCTTCGCCCCGAACGCCGCGGTCATCCACATCGATATCGACCCGGCGGAGATCGGGAAGAACAAACCGGTCGACGTCCCGATCGTGGGGGACGCAAAACTGGTCCTCAGGGCGATCACCGCAAAACTCGCCCGCCAGGAGAGGGGAGATGGCTGGCTCTCCAGGGTGCGGCGGTGGCAGGAGGAAGGGGCCGGGGCGGCCGGGACCGCCGACGGACTCAGCCCGGCCGCGGTGATCAGGCAGATGAACGCTCTCCTGGACGAGAACGCCATCGTCGTCTCCGAGGTGGGGCAGAACCAGATGTGGACGGCGCAGCACTACTGCTTCAGGCGGCCGCGGACCTGGATCACCTCCGGCGGGCTCGGGACGATGGGCTACGGGTTCCCGGCGTCGATGGGGGCGCAGTTCGCATGCCCGGACGAGACCGTCGCCCTGGTGGCCGGGGACGGGAGTTTCCAGATGAACATCCAGGAACTGGGCACGGTCGTCGAGTACGATCTCCCGGTGAAGGTGGTCATCCTCAACAACCTCTACCTCGGGATGGTGCGGCAGTGGCAGGAACTCTTCTATGACCGGCGGTACTCGTATACCGAGCTCCGTCCTGTCGACTTCGTCGGGATTGCAAAGGCCTACGGGGTCGAGGGGATGCGGGTCGAGAACCCGGACGAGGTCGGGCCGGCCCTGGAGGCGGCCTTCGATGCCGAGGGGGCGTTCGTCCTGGACGTCAGGATCGAGCGGGAGGCGAACGTCTTCCCGATGGTCCCGGCCGGGGCGGCGATCAACGAGATGATCGGGAGGCGGGGCGGATGA
- a CDS encoding sodium:solute symporter family protein, with the protein MIEPVTAAIIGLYFLVLIVIGAWASGKIHNTEDYIVAGRSLGFWVFTILMVSSICSGMTLLGVSGLGFTTGWPSIWEQLFVPLAASFCIIVFGVKLHRIGKKNNYLTVEDYFADRFESPKVMRGLSAVAGIIVSLIYLIGQYTAISIVLVWLFEIPHWQALIISGVIITAYTVVGGLYAVSWTTVIQGGLLIVGVFAIAPILIMKAGGMTHINEVMAGINPTLVQPYLTEGMAFTPEFLFSFGLMLTVGLACAPHVVNNVLAAKEERYFKWSPLIAFAVYAAVMLLVKFAGFAGRVLVEEGSIVLPDVPNAQDFIFVSGLEYAMPNLWVWSFFAVIVLAAVMSTTDRLMLTVGSMFAWDVWKNIFRPEASDKEVLLVSRVAVVVAAGGTLLLAINPPAMLAWLMWSGIGIMLSTFAVPLLAGLYWRGATREGAIASMLVGLISGGALGYWYYVVDKMPFHFSMYAFLLSAVTMVVVSMATTKTDSEVLDATLTGKFIHLR; encoded by the coding sequence ATGATCGAACCGGTCACGGCCGCGATCATCGGCCTCTACTTTCTGGTCCTCATCGTGATCGGCGCCTGGGCCTCGGGCAAGATCCACAACACCGAGGACTACATCGTCGCCGGAAGGTCGCTTGGCTTCTGGGTCTTCACCATCCTGATGGTCTCCTCCATCTGCTCGGGTATGACCCTGCTCGGAGTGAGCGGACTCGGCTTCACCACCGGGTGGCCCTCCATCTGGGAACAACTCTTCGTCCCGCTGGCCGCCTCCTTCTGTATCATCGTCTTCGGCGTCAAGCTCCACCGCATCGGGAAGAAGAACAACTACCTGACGGTCGAGGACTACTTCGCCGACCGCTTCGAGAGCCCGAAGGTCATGCGGGGGCTCTCGGCGGTGGCCGGGATCATCGTCTCCCTCATCTACCTGATCGGGCAGTACACTGCGATCTCCATCGTGCTCGTCTGGCTCTTTGAGATCCCCCACTGGCAGGCGCTGATCATCTCGGGCGTCATCATCACCGCCTACACCGTGGTCGGCGGGCTGTACGCCGTCTCGTGGACGACGGTGATCCAGGGCGGCCTCCTCATCGTGGGAGTGTTCGCGATCGCACCGATTCTCATCATGAAGGCCGGCGGGATGACCCACATCAACGAGGTGATGGCCGGGATCAACCCGACGCTGGTCCAGCCATACCTCACCGAAGGGATGGCCTTCACGCCCGAGTTCCTCTTCTCGTTCGGACTGATGCTCACCGTGGGGCTTGCCTGTGCCCCGCACGTCGTCAACAACGTGCTGGCCGCAAAGGAAGAGCGTTACTTCAAGTGGTCGCCGCTGATCGCCTTCGCCGTCTACGCGGCCGTGATGCTCCTGGTGAAGTTCGCCGGGTTTGCCGGCCGGGTGCTCGTCGAGGAGGGAAGCATCGTCCTTCCCGATGTGCCCAACGCCCAGGACTTCATCTTCGTCTCCGGCCTGGAGTACGCCATGCCCAACCTCTGGGTCTGGTCGTTCTTCGCAGTGATCGTGCTCGCGGCCGTGATGTCGACGACCGACCGGTTGATGCTCACCGTGGGTTCGATGTTTGCCTGGGATGTCTGGAAGAACATCTTCAGGCCTGAGGCCAGCGACAAAGAGGTGCTCCTGGTCTCCAGGGTGGCGGTCGTCGTCGCCGCCGGCGGGACGCTCCTCCTCGCGATCAACCCGCCGGCGATGCTCGCGTGGCTGATGTGGTCGGGGATCGGGATTATGCTCTCCACCTTTGCGGTGCCCCTCCTCGCCGGACTGTACTGGCGGGGTGCGACCAGAGAGGGTGCCATCGCCTCGATGCTGGTCGGCCTGATCTCAGGCGGGGCGCTTGGCTACTGGTACTATGTGGTCGACAAGATGCCCTTCCACTTCAGCATGTATGCCTTCCTCCTCTCGGCGGTCACGATGGTCGTCGTCAGCATGGCGACCACGAAGACCGACTCCGAGGTGCTCGACGCCACGCTGACCGGCAAGTTCATCCACCTCCGGTGA
- a CDS encoding DUF1847 domain-containing protein, translating to MEGGYPACARCGIKKDDQLCRTKDGRSIPGCPTAGQTDLLAAAMEEYRRPAVAAFARAAAVQEGEGYGEKEGGYGRLRPIKCRLEETAEFAGKMGYRRLGLAFCTGLAKEAAAVERFFRGRDFEVVSVVCKAGRVPKETLGVSDHEKVAPGTDEQICNPIFQAMLLNAAETEFNIMLGLCVGHDSLFMKYSEAPCTVLAAKDRLLGHNPLAAVYTIESYSRYLK from the coding sequence ATGGAAGGAGGCTACCCCGCATGCGCCAGATGCGGGATCAAAAAAGACGACCAACTCTGCAGGACAAAAGACGGGAGGTCGATCCCCGGATGCCCGACGGCAGGGCAGACCGATCTCCTGGCCGCTGCGATGGAGGAATACCGCCGCCCTGCCGTGGCGGCGTTCGCGAGGGCGGCGGCCGTCCAGGAGGGCGAGGGCTATGGGGAGAAGGAGGGGGGGTACGGCCGGCTCCGACCGATAAAGTGCCGGCTTGAGGAGACGGCCGAGTTTGCCGGGAAGATGGGGTACCGCCGCCTCGGCCTCGCCTTCTGCACCGGCCTTGCAAAGGAGGCGGCGGCGGTGGAGCGCTTCTTCAGGGGCCGGGATTTTGAGGTGGTCTCGGTGGTCTGCAAGGCGGGCCGCGTCCCGAAAGAGACTCTCGGCGTCTCCGACCACGAAAAAGTGGCGCCGGGCACCGACGAGCAGATCTGCAACCCGATCTTCCAGGCCATGCTCCTCAATGCCGCGGAGACCGAGTTCAACATCATGCTCGGTCTCTGCGTCGGGCACGACTCCCTCTTCATGAAATATTCAGAGGCGCCCTGCACCGTCCTCGCCGCCAAGGACCGCCTGCTCGGCCACAACCCCCTCGCGGCGGTCTATACGATAGAGAGTTATTCGCGGTACCTGAAGTGA
- a CDS encoding ABC transporter permease: MGIFRCMIVAQKEFVDHLTSKRFFVIMALFLIILIIGMYQGLGEYNENLAAYQEKMTAVESGTLTGWTPDKPSILSVFSAISDQVVIIGAVLAIAIGFDLVSKEKETKTLKTLLSHPIYRDEVINGKAIGGSAAILLAIGVVLLVSLAMLLIVGILPTIDEFSAILTFGVVSVLFLLVYFTLALTLSTLAPDSGSALIATLVVFIILSSLLPIAGEITIDTWAGEQPEAPFVQTFIMSGDGALISTGEERDPQEEKEVMMKYEAEAEAYYEKKMTVTAIVEAASPQTNYKKIIGAIVDPYHVAVKENSPSGPFTVMVTDPDTAPPHFMDVLAGIWGNIVLLLALPGVLFLTAYLCFMRIDVR; the protein is encoded by the coding sequence ATGGGAATCTTTAGATGTATGATCGTGGCACAGAAGGAGTTTGTCGACCACCTCACCAGCAAACGTTTCTTTGTCATCATGGCACTCTTTCTGATCATCTTGATCATAGGGATGTACCAGGGCCTTGGGGAATACAACGAAAACCTCGCAGCATACCAGGAAAAGATGACGGCTGTTGAGAGTGGCACTTTAACCGGATGGACGCCAGATAAACCCTCCATACTCTCCGTATTCTCAGCGATTTCAGATCAGGTCGTTATCATCGGGGCGGTCCTCGCCATCGCGATTGGTTTTGACCTTGTCTCAAAGGAGAAGGAAACAAAGACGCTCAAGACTCTTCTTTCCCACCCTATTTATCGTGACGAAGTGATCAACGGGAAAGCCATCGGCGGGAGCGCGGCGATCCTCCTCGCGATCGGGGTGGTCCTCCTTGTCTCTCTTGCGATGCTCCTTATCGTCGGCATCCTCCCAACCATCGACGAGTTTTCTGCCATCCTCACCTTTGGGGTGGTCTCCGTCCTCTTCCTCCTCGTCTATTTCACCCTCGCCCTCACACTCTCCACCCTTGCGCCGGACAGCGGGAGCGCACTCATCGCCACCCTTGTCGTCTTCATCATCCTCTCCTCACTCCTGCCCATCGCAGGCGAGATCACCATCGACACATGGGCGGGGGAGCAACCGGAGGCGCCGTTCGTGCAGACATTCATAATGTCAGGGGATGGTGCCCTCATCTCAACAGGGGAAGAACGAGATCCCCAGGAAGAGAAAGAGGTGATGATGAAATATGAAGCTGAAGCCGAGGCATATTATGAGAAAAAAATGACCGTCACCGCCATCGTCGAGGCCGCCTCCCCGCAGACGAACTACAAAAAAATCATCGGTGCGATCGTCGATCCCTATCATGTCGCAGTGAAGGAGAACAGTCCATCAGGCCCGTTCACTGTTATGGTCACCGACCCTGACACCGCGCCGCCGCACTTCATGGACGTCCTTGCAGGTATCTGGGGGAACATCGTCCTGCTCCTGGCCCTCCCGGGCGTGCTCTTTCTCACTGCCTATCTCTGTTTTATGAGGATAGATGTGCGATGA